One genomic segment of Peromyscus leucopus breed LL Stock chromosome 23, UCI_PerLeu_2.1, whole genome shotgun sequence includes these proteins:
- the Triap1 gene encoding TP53-regulated inhibitor of apoptosis 1, with translation MNSVGEACTDMKREYDQCFNRWFAEKFLKGDGSGDPCTDLFKRYQQCVQKAIKEKEIPIEGLEFMGHGKEKPESSS, from the exons ATGAACAGCGTCGGGGAGGCTTGCACTGACATGAAGCGGGAGTACGATCAATGCTTCAACCGCTGGTTTGCCGAGAAGTTCCTCAAAGGGGACGGCTCCGGGGACCCCTGCACAGACCTCTTCAAACGCTACCAACAGTGTGTCCAG aAAGCAATAAAGGAGAAAGAGATTCCTATAGAAGGACTGGAGTTCATGGGCCATGGCAAAGAAAAGCCTGAAAGCTCCTCTTGA